In a genomic window of Sus scrofa isolate TJ Tabasco breed Duroc chromosome 4, Sscrofa11.1, whole genome shotgun sequence:
- the RAD21 gene encoding double-strand-break repair protein rad21 homolog — protein sequence MFYAHFVLSKRGPLAKIWLAAHWDKKLTKAHVFECNLESSVESIISPKVKMALRTSGHLLLGVVRIYHRKAKYLLADCNEAFIKIKMAFRPGVVDLPEENREAAYNAITLPEEFHDFDQPLPDLDDIDVAQQFSLNQSRVEEITMREEVGNISILQENDFGDFGMDDREIMREGSAFEDDDMLVSTSASNLLLEPEQSTSNLNEKINHLEYEDQYKDDNFGEGNDGGILDDKLISNNDGGIFDDPPALSEAGVMLPEQPAHDDMDEDDNVSMGGPDSPDSVDPVEPMPTMTDQTTLVPNEEEAFALEPIDITVKETKAKRKRKLIVDSVKELDSKTIRAQLSDYSDIVTTLDLAPPTKKLMMWKETGGVEKLFSLPAQPLWNNRLLKLFTRCLTPLVPEDLRKRRKGGEADNLDEFLKEFENPEVPREDQQQQHQQRDVIDEPILEEPSRLQDSAMEASRTNLDESAMPPPPPQGVKRKAGQIDPEPVIPPQQVEHMEIPPVELPPEEPPNICQLIPELELLPEKEKEKEKEKEDDEEEEDEDASGGDQDQEERRWNKRTQQMLHGLQRALAKTGAESISLLELCRNTNRKQAAAKFYSFLVLKKQQAIELTQEEPYSDIVATPGPRFHII from the exons ATGTTCTACGCACATTTTGTCCTCAGTAAAAGAGGGCCTCTGGCCAAAATTTGGCTAGCGGCCCATTGGGATAAGAAGCTAACCAAAGCCCATGTATTTGAGTGTAATTTAGAGAGCAGTGTGGAGAGTATCATCTCACCAAAg GTGAAGATGGCACTCCGAACATCAGGACATCTCTTACTGGGAGTAGTTCGAATCTATCACAGAAAAGCCAAATACCTCCTGGCAGATTGTAATGAAGCATTCATTAAGATAAAGATGGCTTTTCGGccag GTGTTGTAGACCTGCCTGAGGAAAATCGCGAAGCTGCTTACAATGCTATTACTTTACCTGAAGAATTTCATGATTTCGATCAGCCACTGCCTGACTTAGA tGACATCGATGTGGCCCAGCAGTTCAGCCTGAACCAGAGTAGAGTGGAAGAGATAACCATGAGAGAAGAAGTTGGAAACATCAGTATCCTACAAGAAAATGATTTTG gtgactttggaatggatgatCGTGAAATAATGAGAGAAGGCAGTGCCTTCGAGGATGATGACATGTTGGTGAGCACTAGTGCTTCTAACCTCTTGTTGGAGCCTGAACAGAGCACCAGCAATCTGAATGAAAAGATTAACCATTTAGAATATGAGGACCAATATAAGGATGACAATTTTGGAGAAGGAAATGATGGTGGTATACTAG ATGACAAACTTATTAGTAATAACGATGGAGGTATCTTCGACGATCCCCCGGCCCTGTCTGAGGCGGGGGTGATGTTGCCAGAACAGCCTGCACATGATGATATGGATGAGGATGATAACGTATCAA tgGGTGGGCCTGATAGTCCCGATTCGGTGGATCCTGTCGAACCAATGCCAACTATGACTGATCAGACAACACTTGTCCCAAATGAGGAAGAAGCCTTTGCTTTGGAACCTATTGATATCACTG ttaaagaaacaaaagccaagagaaagaggaagctaATTGTTGACAGTGTCAAAGAGTTGGATAGCAAGACGATTAGAGCCCAACTCAGTGATTACTCTGATATTGTTACTACTTTGGATCTGGCACCACCCACCAAGAAATTGATGATGTGGAAAGAGACGGGGGGAGTGGAAAAACTCTTCTCTTTGCCTGCTCAGCCTTTGTGGAATAACAGACTACTGAAG ctCTTTACACGCTGTCTTACACCACTAGTACCAGAAGATCTTAGAAAAAGGCGGAAAGGAGGAGAAGCTGATAATTTGGATGAATTcctcaaagaatttgaaaatccAGAGGTTCCCAGAGaggaccagcagcaacagcatcaGCAGCGTGATGTTATCG ATGAGCCCATTTTGGAAGAGCCAAGCCGCCTCCAGGACTCTGCGATGGAGGCCAGCAGAACAAACTTGGATGAGTCAGCcatgccccccccaccacctcAGGGAGTTAAGCGGAAGGCAGGACAAATTGATCCAGAGCCTGTGATCCCT ccgCAGCAGGTAGAGCATATGGAAATACCTCCTGTAGAGCTGCCCCCAGAAGAACCACCAAATATCTGTCAGTTAATCCCAGAGTTAGAACTCCTaccagagaaggagaaagagaaagaaaaggagaaagaagacgACGAAGAGGAGGAG GATGAAGATGCTTCAGGGGGTGATCAGGATCAAGAAGAAAGAAGGTGGAACAAAAGGACTCAGCAGATGCTTCATGGTCTTCAG CGAGCTCTCGCTAAAACTGGAGCTGAATCTATCAGTTTGCTTGAGTTGTGTCGAAACACGAACAGAAAGCAAGCTGCAGCAAAGTTCTACAGCTTCTTGGTTCTTAAGAAGCAGCAAGCAATTGAGCTGACCCAGGAAGAACCGTACAGTGACATCGTTGCAACACCTGGACCAAGGTTCCACATTATTTGA